Proteins from a single region of Kluyveromyces lactis strain NRRL Y-1140 chromosome A complete sequence:
- the LCB1 gene encoding serine C-palmitoyltransferase LCB1 (similar to uniprot|P25045 Saccharomyces cerevisiae YMR296C LCB1 Component of serine palmitoyltransferase responsible along with Lcb2p for the first committed step in sphingolipid synthesis): MIDSVNVPEVLPSSIPVPSAVISSASYLWFYFITFFKLIPGAHYVIDYVEKSHQDDPYRTFVEVLLILYSIVYFLSKPKKKGAVDQPKLSEKEIDNLIEEWEPEPIVVPDERNEWRLAKIPVIEGSGADNVINITRDNGKEAYASAFNLCSFNFLQLSKHPRVVEIAKEIIKNYGVGSCGPAGFYGNEDVHYNLEYDLASFFGTENSVLYGQDFCVSSSVIPAFTKRGDVIVADDKISVSSQNALQLSRSTVYYYKHNDMASLENLLHELDEAEKKEKLPAIPRKFIVTEGIFHRTGEIAPLPELVQLKRKYKYRLFIDETFSIGVLGATGRGLTEYYNINRATSIDITVGSLATAIGSSGGFVLGDNVMVRHQRIGSNAYCFSASLPPYAVRTASTVLQMMDEDNSSVTKLRYLSNKLHEWFQTDTELLRYIEVTSHRDSSVLHFQLTDAQRQQKFGSSIESVFQESQYQQQHCISDHFVESWEKEEIFLQAIVDTVLIDGNILISRDTIVLKQETLPVTPNISICCNSSMEESQLLDAYNVIRIAIIKHCSEA; this comes from the coding sequence ATGATAGATTCCGTTAATGTCCCTGAAGTCTTACCAAGTAGTATCCCTGTACCTTCAGCAGTGATCAGCTCTGCTTCGTACCTATGGTTCTATTTCAttactttcttcaaattgattCCCGGTGCTCATTATGTGATAGATTACGTTGAAAAATCTCATCAAGATGATCCATATAGAACGTTCGTTGAAGTTCTCTTGATCCTTTACAGTATCGTTTACTTCTTGAGCAAGCCTAAGAAGAAAGGTGCTGTGGATCAACCAAAGTTGAGTGAGAAAGAGATCGATAACttgattgaagaatggGAACCGGAACCGATCGTGGTGCCAGATGAAAGAAACGAGTGGAGATTGGCAAAGATCCCGGTAATCGAGGGTTCTGGTGCTGATAACGTTATCAATATCACTCGTGATAACGGTAAAGAGGCGTATGCATCCGCGTTCAATTTGTGttcattcaatttcttaCAGCTTTCAAAACACCCAAGAGTCGTTGAGATCGCAAAggaaattatcaaaaattaCGGTGTTGGTTCTTGTGGGCCTGCAGGGTTCTACGGTAACGAAGACGTTCATTATAATTTGGAATACGATTTAGCATCGTTCTTTGGTACCGAAAACTCGGTTCTCTACGGTCAGGATTTCTGTGTATCATCAAGTGTCATCCCAGCTTTCACAAAGCGTGGCGATGTCATTGTTGCCGACGATAAGATCTCTGTCAGTTCCCAAAACGCATTGCAATTGAGTAGATCTACAGTTTATTACTACAAACACAACGACATGGCATCTTTGGAGAACTTATTGCATGAATTGGACGAAGctgagaagaaagagaagttACCTGCGATCCCACGTAAATTCATCGTCACCGAAGGGATCTTCCATCGTACCGGTGAAATTGCTCCGCTACCAGAGTTAGTCCAATTGAAGAGGAAATACAAATACAGATTATTTATCGATGAAACTTTCTCCATCGGTGTTCTAGGTGCCACTGGTCGTGGTCTAACCGAGTATTACAACATCAACCGTGCCACCAGTATCGACATCACCGTAGGATCCCTTGCCACTGCCATCGGGTCCTCCGGTGGGTTCGTCCTGGGAGACAACGTCATGGTGCGTCACCAACGTATCGGTTCCAATGCATACTGTTTCTCTGCATCATTACCCCCATACGCAGTGAGAACAGCCTCCACTGTACTACAGATGATGGACGAGGACAATTCATCAGTGACAAAATTACGCTATTTATCGAACAAATTGCATGAATGGTTCCAAACAGACACAGAATTGCTAAGATACATCGAGGTAACATCGCATCGGGACTCAAGCGTACTCCATTTCCAACTCACCGACGCTCAACGTCAACAGAAATTCGGATCCTCCATTGAATCCGTCTTCCAAGAATCCCAataccaacaacaacacTGTATCTCAGACCATTTCGTGGAATCTTgggaaaaggaagaaatattcttACAAGCCATAGTCGACACCGTACTAATCGACGGAAACATCTTGATCTCAAGAGATACCATCGTTCTAAAACAAGAAACCTTACCAGTCACACCAAACATCAGCATATGCTGTAATTCTTCCATGGAAGAATCACAACTACTCGATGCATACAACGTCATCAGAATAGCAATCATCAAGCATTGTTCCGAAGCAtga